CAGTTTTAAGGCTTTTTGATTCTTGCGTTGCATTTGAGGTCCGACTTCCCTCTGAGATTTTTGCGCTCGATCGATCATACATGAGCGCGTCAGACGGTTAGCACCATAATCCATAATTCGACGTCTCCCTTGGCTGTGAAAGGTGCTGAACGGGCGAGCTCCCCGTTGACTTCTCCGTCCGGACAGCGTTTACGACAAAACCGCCTCAGCCTCCTAACATAACTTGAAATGAACTTAAATGTAAACTTGACTTCCTATAAACGCGTTTTTCCTCTGataaggaagaagaagaagaaaaaaaaaagaaccctgaCGAAATATACACGCCTTCGCCCTCCCCGGACAAAACTGCCCGAGGCCGAAGCGGGTCTGCAGCCAGGCTTTGTCTTGACATGATTACGTAACAAAATATGAGTACAGAAGGAGTCCTGACAGCTCTCAAGTCCTCATTGTTTCCTTTTCTTCATCCTGTGGACGTGACGCGCCACTTTTTTGCTCAGGCCGCCCGAGAAGAAGACCTCATGAGAGAAATGTTGTCGCTCCCCGCAACAAACAATCAAACCACACGGGAATGTTTCGCCCACAAAAGTCTCGTCACAAACACGTTTTCGACCTTTGGCTTCGACATTCAACTCTGGCGTTGCGTTCGAGCTGCCGTGCAGATTTGACAGACGTGGGCGAAAATGTCGGCGATCGCGACTCGTTTCCCTTCGAACGACAACCGCTCGCGAGCGGACGCGCCGACGCTGTGCTTCACTTTGTCGCCGCCCTCGCTTGAGAACTGCAAAAACCGttttccttcgcgggccacatagaatcacgcggcgggccggatttggcgcgttgtggccacacattaacctacgtGACTGacgatttatttcttttataaaatacgcattggactcatttgagaacaatgtgtatgtaaaaaaaaaaaaaaaatagtctgtcggggagaggtttaccgaaggttaatgtgtggctgcaacacgcttccctgtacattggagatgactccctgtttttttgtgtgtgtttttttttaaatatgcattggactcatttgagaacaatgcgtattaaaaaaaaaaaaaaaaacatctgttgggGAGAGGCTTACCAAAGATTAATGTCATGACctctttgaacatctgtctcgtctgttgcgaCAAACAACAGCACGACAAGTCTCGGACattattctgctccggttcaacgtcccccacactgtctAGCAGTTCTTTTCGACCGGCAAAATGGCGCCGTGCGCGAGCTCTATACCGagggaggataagcggtgcgGAAAAAAGGAAGGACGCGAGGAAAGATGTGTGAATAACGCAAGTCGGCAAACCGGTGAAGTGACCGAGTCGGCGTGGGTGAGCTGATCACGAATAAGGCAAAAGAATcttgggggggggcaagagaGACTCCGGTGAGAGAAATGAAATCAAGTTGGTGAGGCAACGGCGCCTCCTATCTACACAAACGTGGAACAAAACGGGACGAAATCAGGCGAAAGCGCACTCGGAATTTTGGTTTTGGAGAGGGTCAAACGGGCTAAATCACGCCAGAGGCTGATTGTGAAGAAATTGGGCATTTGCATCCTTAGCAGCAtgcgttttattttttcctcctgaCAAATCCCATCGCCAATcggtcaatcaatcaatcaatcaaaaacgGAGTATATGTGAGGGATCAATTTTTGTGCTTGACTTTAAAACAGATGCTGCTAAGCCCCCGAGCTCGCTGTGCTTTTTCTTGTAATTTACAACCAAAAAGGTCAACTTTCTAACACATTGACAAAAACGAACATGTTGCAGTTGAGTGTTTTTGCTTTTGAGATTTCAAAACGTTTTCCCTTTGACCGCAACCGATTAACGGCTCCAAATGTCAACCGTCGGCCTCCTCGACGACTACTAATCGCTATCATATCGtaggcaacaacaacaacaacaacaacaacaacaaaaaaaaaaaacccaacgcCGAGCACGTCGCCCTCCGGCGTCAGCGAACGGACGTGGAGACGAAGGGTCCCGTCCGCCTCCCCGGCGTCAGACGGTGGTCTCGTACTCCGTCACCTCCTTGGGCGTGCCCAGGCAGCGGTACTGAATCCGCGGCGCCACCGGAGCGGCGCTTTCCAGCACCAGGATGGTTTTACGCAGCCTCCGGTCGACGTAGTGAGCGTCCCAGGCGGGGTAACTCTTCCTGGGCAGGTCTATCCGGATGACCAGCCCCTCTGTCCTGGGCGCGGGGTGGGGAAGCGGCGCCCGAGCGCCCCCCCGGGACGGTCGCACCTGGAACACGTCCCCGTCCGCCCCGGGGCCCTGCTCTCGGTCTTTCGTTCTCTGCAGGGTCCTGGGCGGGCTGCTCACCACGTCGGGGGGCGGGCCGGAGGCCGGGGACGCCGGCCGCTTCTCCGCCACGCGGCCCCAGCCCGGCGCCGGGCCGTCGGGGTGCAGCAGGCAGTAATAAACGAACATGAAAAAGGTGCCCAGAGCGTAGCCGCTGGCCACGGCGCACACCACGACGACGGCGTAGAAGTCCGAGTTCCGGGGCCCCCGGTGCAGGTACCAGGCGGCGGTGAGGGCCACGTTCTCGACCAGCACCGTCAGGCTGTAGGCCAGCATCCTGTAGCGAGCGCGGCCCTCCTTCACGTTGAACCAGCAGAAGACGTAGACCACGCCCACCATCATGTTGTAGATGATCTCCTCCCACTTGGACACGCAGAAGTCCGTCTCGCCTTGGATGATCCAAAAGGTCATGACGCACCAGTGGGCCACGACGAAGATGCTGAAGTACAACTGGAAGACCGACGCGAAGAGGGCGAAGGCCAGGACGCGGGCCCCGATGGTGAAGAGGTGCCACAGGATCTGAACCGTCACCGCCTTGTAGCTCATGGGGAGCTTGTCGTCTCTGGAGTCCCGCAGGACTTTCTGGTAGGAGGCCACCATCCAGGCCAGAGAGATCAGCGAGGCCGACGCCGAAAGGCCTGAGGAACACACAGAAGCCCTTTCATCTCAGTGCAGATCTGGATCAAAAGTGCACATCCAGGTAACTcatttttttactctttgtCCAGTGTGCAGTCCACCTGTACGACTATTCTCTGGGGATTTTGGTCAAAATAAAGTCTCGTGAGGAAAATAAAACGCAATTTGGAACAAATTTTCTgcccaaaaagaaaacacacaaagtaGACATACAGCATGTGCACATAAAACGATGTGGCGGGCCGCCTCCGGTCCCCGGGCCTCCAGTTTGACACCATTCcctattctttttatttttattttgtagcatCTCTTTCAACTACACTGCTTCCGGCACGTGCGCGTCGGATATCAATAAGTCTACAagcccctgttcaaatgcaaaGTTTTTGTGAGGTAAAGAAAACGAGACcaggaaaaagcaaaaaaaatgccacgaAAAGACTGCTCGAACAACGGAACTGTTTTCAATTTGGGCTTAAGCGGAGGAGCTTTCATTGGTGGCAGGTGGGAGAAGACCCCCATTAAATGAGTCTCAACGGGATGGAAAACACACATCTACAGTTACaagagggtgtgcgcacttttgCAACACCATCCCACctagctataaaaaaaaaaaaaaaaaaatcttccacatGCGCCGTACAGGTAACAAATAGTTTACATGAATGATGGGGAAAGTTTGACAATAATTTTGGGATCACAAAAAAGAGAAGATAAAGCATTTTGAGAAGAAAGTGTAGGACGCAGCACgcgtccaatcagatttcaaccTCGGATAAAATGGGCCCGTGCACTGCCTTGAAAATCGGGAGTGC
This DNA window, taken from Syngnathoides biaculeatus isolate LvHL_M chromosome 2, ASM1980259v1, whole genome shotgun sequence, encodes the following:
- the LOC133514821 gene encoding XK-related protein 7-like, which gives rise to MAAKSDGAAVSPRNQIPADSPSRPAHRRYSPADCCWSLGALLVFFWDGASDLWLAADYYLRGEYWCFAPTLVFVIVPSVVVQVLSFRWFAYDFSDMPESGTAAAAAVAASSAAEGGDWDAKDGGGGERGAGRAAGAGGRARGCCRVFVWLFQAVVHTLQLAQVWRYVRALYLGVQSRWHGEPERRHYYWRMMFESADISILRLLESFLKSAPQLVLQLSIVIGAGRVLPLQGLSASASLISLAWMVASYQKVLRDSRDDKLPMSYKAVTVQILWHLFTIGARVLAFALFASVFQLYFSIFVVAHWCVMTFWIIQGETDFCVSKWEEIIYNMMVGVVYVFCWFNVKEGRARYRMLAYSLTVLVENVALTAAWYLHRGPRNSDFYAVVVVCAVASGYALGTFFMFVYYCLLHPDGPAPGWGRVAEKRPASPASGPPPDVVSSPPRTLQRTKDREQGPGADGDVFQVRPSRGGARAPLPHPAPRTEGLVIRIDLPRKSYPAWDAHYVDRRLRKTILVLESAAPVAPRIQYRCLGTPKEVTEYETTV